One window of the Lolium rigidum isolate FL_2022 unplaced genomic scaffold, APGP_CSIRO_Lrig_0.1 contig_5526_1, whole genome shotgun sequence genome contains the following:
- the LOC124681769 gene encoding uncharacterized protein LOC124681769: MLRAREPCSPWSDGLPPELLDTILRYLTCLADRVYFAAVCRVWRSAAQVHKSPQCHLPLLLLPSPAAPSFLSLHSGAIRRLHLSESVRAARLCGSHEGGWVVLASDQWRGYAAVNLCSGAMVPLPDRLRIPSARGRIDTTCEHHMVIRTVTFSGTPSAEGCLAAAHVSSASNIAFWRMGMERYWLASRRDVVDVIQDIIYYKEGFHVLSSTEDVVVYAPKGDLLGMSHISYLIQKRTDYKPDRLLPKGHSVSRYLVESRGKLLMVLRLFGPKQQQHFRIFEMNPSGGGGTYWVELHALPGRALLLGRGCSRAFEVSQFDTLPVGNIYYLDDASFNLSLAWSNGSRYPTTFMGVYDFHKTHNAMRHFPRESTSECSLPIWFIP; encoded by the coding sequence ATGCTCCGTGCTCGCGAACCTTGCTCTCCATGGTCTGACGGCCTCCCACCTGAGCTTCTCGACACCATCCTCCGCTATCTCACCTGCCTCGCTGACCGTGTCTACTTCGCTGCTGTCTGTCGTGTTTGGCGCTCTGCGGCGCAGGTCCATAAATCCCCGCAGTGCCATCTCCCTTTGCTCCTTCTCCCATCCCCTGCTGCACCCTCCTTCTTAAGCCTCCACTCTGGGGCTATCCGCCGCCTACACCTCTCGGAGAGCGTTCGTGCCGCGCGCCTATGCGGCTCCCATGAGGGTGGTTGGGTCGTCCTCGCCTCGGACCAGTGGCGAGGGTACGCAGCGGTGAACCTCTGCTCTGGCGCCATGGTTCCTCTCCCTGACAGGCTCAGGATACCCAGCGCGCGTGGCAGGATCGACACCACGTGCGAGCACCATATGGTCATCCGCACTGTCACCTTTTCTGGCACGCCGTCAGCGGAGGGCTGCCTTGCTGCGGCGCACGTCTCCAGTGCTTCCAATATAGCGTTCTGGCGGATGGGGATGGAACGATACTGGCTTGCATCCAGGCGCGATGTGGTGGACGTGATCCAGGACATAATCTATTACAAGGAAGGTTTCCATGTCCTCTCCAGCACAGAGGATGTTGTGGTGTACGCTCCCAAGGGTGACCTTCTGGGGATGTCTCATATCTCCTATCTGATACAGAAGCGCACTGACTACAAGCCTGATAGGCTCCTGCCCAAGGGTCACAGCGTGTCCCGCTATCTGGTGGAGTCCCGTGGAAAGCTGCTAATGGTCCTGCGGCTCTTTGGGCCCAAGCAGCAACAGCACTTCAGGATCTTTGAGATGAACCCTAGTGGCGGTGGGGGCACTTACTGGGTGGAGCTGCACGCGCTTCCTGGTCGGGCGCTCTTACTTGGCCGAGGGTGCTCCAGGGCCTTTGAGGTGTCTCAGTTTGACACGCTCCCGGTGGGTAACATCTATTACCTGGACGATGCAAGCTTCAACCTATCCTTGGCGTGGAGCAACGGGAGTAGGTATCCCACCACTTTCATGGGCGTGTACGACTTTCACAAAACACACAATGCGATGAGGCACTTTCCGCGTGAATCTACTTCAGAGTGCTCTCTTCCAATCTGGTTTATACCCTGA